The nucleotide sequence ACACCTCATAGGTGAGCTTTGGGTTGAGGGCTATGTTGGTGTCTACTTTAGAGGAGAGTCTGAGTTTGGCGTCATGTCTGCGTTGGCAGGATGTGCAATGGCTGGAGCAAGATGCATAACCACCACCTCTGGTCCTGGAACGCTCAGGGCTATGGAGAACTTCCCCATGTGGGCTGGAACAAGGATACCTGTCCAGCTTGTTCTTATGGCAAGAGGAATAAATTCGCCCCTTTCTATACAGCCTGATAACTTAGAAGTTTCGTTTCTTTTAGATACGGGATGTATGATATGGTATGCGGAAAATGCCCAAGACCTCTTTGACATGATACTGGCAGGTTTTGTGGTTGCAGAACAGCCGGATGTTCATGTGCCTGTAGTAACTGTGGTGGATGGCTTTTTTGTGTCCCACACCAGAGAAGCCATAATGCTTCCTCCAGATGATATAGCCTTGCCACCTTACAACCCATACAAGGCTCCCATGCCAGTGATAGACGCAGAAGTTCCACCGGGAAGGTTTTTGAGGGACCCATTTGTGATGAAGTCCAACTACATTTCTTATGCAACCCACGCCAGCTGGCAGTGGGAAGTAAGAGCCGCTATAGAAAGGTCAAGACCTTATGCTAAGCATTACCTAAGGGGGCTGATTGAAGAGTTTGGGGATCCAGAAGCGGAGATTGTCTTTGTTGCCTGTGGAACAGCTGCGGCACAGTCAAAAGAGGCAGTTAGGCTCCTCGAAGACGAAGGAATAAAGGCAAAGGTGGTAAAACTAAAGACCATAAGACCTTTCCCAATACAAGAGCTAATAGACGCAACAAAAAACGCAAAAATTATCTTTGTTCCAGAGTTCAACGTTGTAGGCTGGTTGGAGAGGGAAGTAAGAAGATACTTATACAAACAATCTGAGGCAGATATCATAGGCACTCCAAGGGTTGCTGGTGGTATGACCATGCCACCAGAGGTAATAGTAAAAGAAGTTTTAAAAACTCTTGGAAAGGAGGTTAAGTATGTCATATAAGATATACGATATTAACGAAGAGTTAAAGGAGTTTATGCCCAAGGAGATAATAGACCTTGAAGAGAGGGCTACATGGGGCAATCCAAAAAGGGGCGTAATGGACCTGCCTTACGCAAAGGAACTCATAGAGGAGCACTCGCTGTGTGCGGGATGTCCAGAATCTATGGCCCTCAGATACATCCTGGCATCCTTGCCAAACCCAGAGGATACCATAATAGTAAATTCCACTGGATGCACTTCTTTGGTCTTTCCTCACATAGCCCTTCATACTGTTCATTCTCTCTTCGGTAATCAAAACGCAGTAGCTTCTGGCATAAAAAGGGTGCTTGAGTGGAGGTTTCCAGACAAGGTCAAAGATGTGGTGGTCATTGCAGGGGATGGGGCTACCATAGACATAGGATTGGATTGCACCCTTCAATCCTTCTTCAGACAGGAAAAGATAACCACCATATGCTTTGACAACGAAGTGTATGCAAACACCGGAGGTCAGGAAAGCGGTTCTACAGTAAAGGGACACGTCTTTAAGATGGCACCAAAGGGCAAGCAGTGGGAAAAAGTTCCCATGTGGCAGTTAGCGATAGATTCGGGGTGTCATTATGTAGCAAGGCTAACGGTTTCCTCTCCCAAAAGGGTGGAACAGGTGATAAAGAAAGCCATATACGTAGCAAGGGAAGTGGGACCAACCTACGTGCATCTTTACACTCCATGCATACTTGAGATAGGACTAAACTCAGACGATGGATTGGAAGAGATGAGGGCAAGGGACAAAGAAAGGTTTGCCTTCTTTGAGTATGCTACACCTCAAGCGGAAGAGGTGATAAACCGTAAGAAAGAGGAGGGTTTGATATGACAAGAAGAAGAGTTAATATAAGAATGCCGGCGCTCGGCGGACAGGGTGCGGTTACCGCCGCCCACATAATAGCAACCGCAGCGGACTACGAAGGATACTATGCAATTTCAAATCCTTTCTTTGGTGCAGAAAAGAGGATGGCACCTGCAGAGAGCTACGCTCGTATTGGCATAGAACCCATCTTTGATAGGGGAGAGGTTGTCTATCCGGACGTTATAATGGTCTTCCATCCACAGGTTATAACCATGGGCAAATCTTACACCATGCCCTTTTACTCAGGAATAAAAAGGCAAGGACTGATTATAATAAACTCAGAAGAAGACCTTCTTACGGAGGAAGACAAAGAATACTTGGAAAGCTTGGAAGTAAAGGTTTTTAACTTCAACGCCACCAAGTTTGCCATAGACATAGCGGGCACAGAGCTTTCCACAAACATGGCAATGATCGGTGCTCTCTTTGGAATCATAGGCAGGGTAAGCATAGAAGCCATAGAGGAAGGTATAAAGTCCAGGTTCCTCAAAAAGTTTGTAGCATCTGGAGGAACCGCATCTTTGGACTCAGCTTTGGAAAGAAAGTTCAAAAAGAAGTTGGAGCTAATCCAGAAAAACTTAGATACCGCAAAGGCTGCTTACGAGATGGCTCAAAGGTGGGCTCAGGAACAGGGGCTTGAACCTTTCTTGCCACCACCACCAAAGAAGGTTACGGTCTAAAAATTTGGGCTCCTTTGGAGCCCTCCTCCTTTAAAATATGATCAATGCCTATAGAAGATAGTTATAGAAACTTAGCGCTTGGCAAATTGGAAGATTTTGGAAAGTTAGCGGAGGAGAAGCTAAAGGATAAGTTATCCCAGTTGGATCAAGAAGACTTAGAGTTTGGTTTGAGCCTTAGTTTGCAGGACGGGGAGCTTTTCAAACTGTGGCAAGATTGCATAGAAAACAACAACTATATGGAAGTTAGCTTTATGGAAGTAATGGAACATCACGACGGTGCCTATTTGAAGGCTACTTTCAAAAACTCAAAAGGTCCATACACCGCAGAAAGATACATCAGCATAAGAAGCTCTGGCAGGATAGAAATATCCCATGCCTTTTTCTTGGAAACAAAAGAAACGATTGTAAGAATGGAGAAAGAACCAGACGGTAGTTTTAAAGTGTTTGTTAAAGCTAAATGAAAGTTTTTGTGTCGGTGGTGGATAGGTCTTCCAGCAACTACATATACATCATAATGAAGGACTTTAATTCTGTAGAATTTTGGGGAATAACGGATGAAAATTTGGAAAGCATAGGGTTTAAGAGTGTGGGAAGGCTTGATGAACTGTCGGTGGTTGGTCTTTGGGAAGCTATACCAAAAATACCTACGGTGATAAAACTACTCAGGCGCATAGAGAAGTTGGCTGGCGAGATGGATGCGGTAATCTTGTGCGATGCTCCCGCTTTCAACCTACTACTGCTAAAGAGGATAAGGGAAAAGGCAAAAAAGATTATCTACTTTATCTCTCCTCAGGTGTGGGCTTGGAAAGAGGAAAGGGCCAAGCTTATATCCAAGCTTGCAGACTACCTCATAGTTATCCTTCCCTTTGAGGTAGAGTTTTACAAAAGGTATGGAAAAGAAGCCATATTTGTTGGACATCCCTTGGTAGATCTGGCTAAACCCACCTTACCTGAGGAAAAGGTCAAGAGTCTTATAGATTGGGACGAATACATTGTGATCCTTCCCGGAAGCAGGTGGAGTGAGATAAAAAACCACGCCAGATATCTAAGAAGGGCATATCAAGCCATATACGAAAAAACCAAGCTTCCTGCGGTTATTCCCACCTTTGAAAGCTTCAGAAGAAAACTGGAGGACATGTTTGAAGACCTTCCGGTTAGGGTCTTTACCGCCTTGGATTTGGAACAACCAAACTACAATCTGTCCGCCTACGCAAAGTTTGGATTAGTAGCAAGTGGAACCGCAGAGCTGGAGCTGAGTCTTTTGGGTGTGCCCCACGTTGTCTTTTACAGAGTAAATCCCATAACCTACTGCATAGGCAAGAGGCTCGTAAAGGTAAAGAACATAGCCCTCACTAATTTAATATTGGAAGAAAGTGTCATTCCAGAGGTAGTGCAAAGACCGTGGCAGGACCTTGTGGAAGCATTTATGAACATGGACTTTGAAGCGCAAAAAAGAGCTTTCTTGAGGCTCAGAGAAAGATTAGGTGGCGAGGGGAGTATAGAAAGACTAAGGGCTAAGCTTAGGGAGATTCTCTTAGGTAGTTAAGCACGCTTGTAAAGGGCTCTACGTTTTGCACTTCAAACTCAAGCCATTTTCCCTTTCTTGGATGCACAAAGCCGAGTTTGTAGCTCAAAAGCATGTGACAGTTTTTTAACATTTCAACGAGTTTTTTTGGAAAGCTTTGACTTTTAAAGCCGTAGGTTTTGTCTCCTAAAATTGGATGCCCTAAACTGCTTGCATGCACTCTTATCTGATGGGTTCTTCCTGTGTGGATCTTTACCTCCAGTAACGTGGCGTTGTGTCTTGGAAACCTTTCTTTTACAAAAAACTCACTTTTGGCATACTTGCCTCCCTCTTCAACTACGGTGAATCTTTTTCTGTCTATAGGATGTCTTCCTAAGTTTGTTTCTACCAGTTTGTAGTTCCAACTTACCACACCTTGCACTATAGCTCTGTAGAGCTTTAGCACTCTTCTTTCTTTGAACTGTTCAGACAAGCTTTTGTGCACATCGTCCCTTTTTGCGACCACCATAAGCCCCATGGTATCTTTGTCCAACCTATGAACTATACCCGGCCTTTCTAC is from Thermocrinis jamiesonii and encodes:
- a CDS encoding transketolase C-terminal domain-containing protein, with amino-acid sequence MIQTSTEKVIYNRAGQRVVSPDYLLFEAPRTKHFMTGSEAVKEAVKRASVDASVSYPITPQSEAAHLIGELWVEGYVGVYFRGESEFGVMSALAGCAMAGARCITTTSGPGTLRAMENFPMWAGTRIPVQLVLMARGINSPLSIQPDNLEVSFLLDTGCMIWYAENAQDLFDMILAGFVVAEQPDVHVPVVTVVDGFFVSHTREAIMLPPDDIALPPYNPYKAPMPVIDAEVPPGRFLRDPFVMKSNYISYATHASWQWEVRAAIERSRPYAKHYLRGLIEEFGDPEAEIVFVACGTAAAQSKEAVRLLEDEGIKAKVVKLKTIRPFPIQELIDATKNAKIIFVPEFNVVGWLEREVRRYLYKQSEADIIGTPRVAGGMTMPPEVIVKEVLKTLGKEVKYVI
- a CDS encoding thiamine pyrophosphate-dependent enzyme — translated: MSYKIYDINEELKEFMPKEIIDLEERATWGNPKRGVMDLPYAKELIEEHSLCAGCPESMALRYILASLPNPEDTIIVNSTGCTSLVFPHIALHTVHSLFGNQNAVASGIKRVLEWRFPDKVKDVVVIAGDGATIDIGLDCTLQSFFRQEKITTICFDNEVYANTGGQESGSTVKGHVFKMAPKGKQWEKVPMWQLAIDSGCHYVARLTVSSPKRVEQVIKKAIYVAREVGPTYVHLYTPCILEIGLNSDDGLEEMRARDKERFAFFEYATPQAEEVINRKKEEGLI
- a CDS encoding 2-oxoacid:acceptor oxidoreductase family protein yields the protein MTRRRVNIRMPALGGQGAVTAAHIIATAADYEGYYAISNPFFGAEKRMAPAESYARIGIEPIFDRGEVVYPDVIMVFHPQVITMGKSYTMPFYSGIKRQGLIIINSEEDLLTEEDKEYLESLEVKVFNFNATKFAIDIAGTELSTNMAMIGALFGIIGRVSIEAIEEGIKSRFLKKFVASGGTASLDSALERKFKKKLELIQKNLDTAKAAYEMAQRWAQEQGLEPFLPPPPKKVTV
- the lpxB gene encoding lipid-A-disaccharide synthase codes for the protein MKVFVSVVDRSSSNYIYIIMKDFNSVEFWGITDENLESIGFKSVGRLDELSVVGLWEAIPKIPTVIKLLRRIEKLAGEMDAVILCDAPAFNLLLLKRIREKAKKIIYFISPQVWAWKEERAKLISKLADYLIVILPFEVEFYKRYGKEAIFVGHPLVDLAKPTLPEEKVKSLIDWDEYIVILPGSRWSEIKNHARYLRRAYQAIYEKTKLPAVIPTFESFRRKLEDMFEDLPVRVFTALDLEQPNYNLSAYAKFGLVASGTAELELSLLGVPHVVFYRVNPITYCIGKRLVKVKNIALTNLILEESVIPEVVQRPWQDLVEAFMNMDFEAQKRAFLRLRERLGGEGSIERLRAKLREILLGS
- a CDS encoding RluA family pseudouridine synthase; amino-acid sequence: MEKRRIQEVVEFEVKEPARLDKFLTKAYPEFSRSYFQKLIEEGYVLIDDELVLKPSKKLKEGQRVVLLIPEPEKLEVLPENIPLDIIYEDESLLVIVKPCGMVVHPSPGHTSGTLVNALLYHIKDLSSVGGVERPGIVHRLDKDTMGLMVVAKRDDVHKSLSEQFKERRVLKLYRAIVQGVVSWNYKLVETNLGRHPIDRKRFTVVEEGGKYAKSEFFVKERFPRHNATLLEVKIHTGRTHQIRVHASSLGHPILGDKTYGFKSQSFPKKLVEMLKNCHMLLSYKLGFVHPRKGKWLEFEVQNVEPFTSVLNYLRESP